A window of the Oryza brachyantha chromosome 5, ObraRS2, whole genome shotgun sequence genome harbors these coding sequences:
- the LOC102722016 gene encoding E3 ubiquitin-protein ligase UPL4-like, which translates to MAVLQYVVAELSDEGAGAGAHAAALAALCDVLAVASDGLFDVFPIADFVKRLPQLVASGEGDVPLFAARAIAEACEGVPLWAPSFAKYGAVEALRDKLLAVDCIELAEECLRALNVISTERPGDCLRLGVSAAVLQFFDFFSTNKQKLVLKIVANVLKDFEEKDADKAMEAAPGLCALLQSTDKTMIDSAVSCLVLVSYGASGSAKHMEKLYELNAVEAMMRLMENNGWKSLSDDTLSGILGLLKDLASVSARVAKSLFELNICDFLKQMITYYTLSHSDHNKVQMLIELIYYLMPPLERCDHRTELIIAKKNVIIEESRYVEQVASILTFIIQVAKSAALSSICYSCVVVIRNIVELSTPSSLVEVQKTVNISSLLAVWLARKNRHIIFQTLNISKTLLKKHQKFFFETFIKEGVKHAIDTILAQEKDAKSNHKQRGKNLQESCLCFDLDLDTSTDDACRIEKGAILKLSEDIKKNFLVKETAKPHHRFGCDFKSIKELFSRLNGHAEPPPAKEQNLNRSEKDQELCKQLSDFSRQLLSDELPSTSTFEFVQSGSVKHLAGYLSNGAYFNSNIRNCQDFLGELKEVKNRLQKFTHLALTVRNQSSVKPLGILVEKLIDALHVCYDSFPVILADEQHTRESTMIPLRDSGTEGPVDLYIKFSRSSTKEELDNYNSVLPVYLSSTPESIEEVLWPEICRRTGNESAYKEATQEANGSRTPVGLRNGGGRKSSRLKFSYKGTHLQSSTTFFESILRSMHEGQTDIQIDPSFWDKDHKIVYRRRNKSKKISSQSSYNTQLSRVHEKLGISLIKDPFFSTIFTGKLPGDLDESDPSYNFLFMLKVLEGLNRFSYHLSMDERLCKFSEGYLQALDDLMVTISPIPRDQFVSSLLTNKLEQQMQDSLFGDGLIPSWCIHLVETCPFLLSFEARWKYFCLTAHCSFMTDKNGSSTETKKYRVIRSKILECAASMFNKHGSDTKFIEVEFGGEAGTGRGPTFEFYTTVSHELQKMGLGMWRGDITSQENKAGFVHAPFGLFPQPWSSANTSSRGISLSDVVQKFKLLGHLVARSVLDGRVLDIPLSKAFYKLMLEHELDIYDIPSFDPELGKTVIEFQALVKRKKFLEERTSNLAADLSYKNVRFEDLCLDFTLPGNPEYELVPGGSEKMVTPDNLEEYVSSVADATLKSGISNQIEAFKAGINEVFALKTLQLFSEDEMERILCGEQDSWASNKLEDHICFDHGYDANSPPIISFLEILREFGREDQRAFMHFTTGSPQLPLGGLASLDPKLTIVRKQCDGKVDDELPSVNTCRHFFKLPPYSSKEIMRQKLKYAIKEGLGSFQLS; encoded by the exons ATGGCGGTGCTGCAGTACGTGGTGGCGGAGCTGAGCGAcgagggcgcgggcgccgGGGCGCACGCGGCCGCCCTCGCGGCGCTCTGCGACGTGCTGGCCGTCGCCAGCGACGGCCTCTTCGACGTGTTCCCGATCGCCGACTTCGTCAAGCGCCTCCCGCAGCTCGTCGCCTCCGGGGAGGGAGACGTGCCGCTCTTCGCCGCGCGCGCCATCGCCGAGGCCTGCGAGGGGGTGCCGCTCTGGGCCCCCAGCTTCGCCAAGTACGGCGCCGTCGAGGCGCTCCGCGACAAGCTGCTCGCCGTCGACTGCATTGAGCTCGCCGAAGAG TGCCTGCGAGCTCTGAATGTCATCTCCACGGAGCGCCCAGGCGATTGCCTCCGTCTCGGTGTGTCAGCCGCCGTGCTGCAGTTCTTCGACTTCTTCTCGACGAACAAGCAA AAACTGGTGCTCAAGATCGTCGCTAACGTCCTCAAGGACTTCGAAGAGAAGGATGCGGACAAAGCCATGGAGGCCGCGCCCGGGCTGTGTGCCCTCCTGCAATCCACCGACAAGACG ATGATCGACTCCGCCGTTTCATGCTTGGTTTTGGTCTCTTATGGTGCTTCCGGCAGTGCCAAACATATGGAAAAGCTTTATGAGCTTAATGCAGTTGAGGCAATGATGAGGTTGATGGAGAACAACGGGTGGAAGAGCCTCAGTGATGACACTTTATCT GGCATCCTTGGGCTGCTCAAAGACCTAGCTTCTGTCTCAGCAAGGGTTGCGAAGTCTCTATTTGAGTTAAATATCTGTGATTTTCTAAAGCAGATGATAACATACTACACCTTGTCGCACAGTGATCACAATAAG GTGCAGATGCTTATTGAGCTCATTTATTATCTTATGCCACCTCTTGAAAGGTGTGACCATCGCACTGAATTAATAATTGCAAAGAAGAACGTCATCATAGAAGAAAGCAGATATGTCGAACAGGTTGCTAGCATCCTTACCTTTATAATACAG GTTGCAAAATCTGCTGCACTATCATCAATTTGCTACAGCTGTGTTGTTGTCATTAGAAACATTGTTGAGTTAAGCACACCTTCCTCTTTGGTGGAGGTACAGAAGACTGTAAACATATCAAG CTTACTTGCCGTCTGGCTGGCCCGGAAAAACCGTCATATCATATTCCAAACGCTCAACATTTCAAAGACCCTTCTGAAAAAACACCAGAAATTCTTCTTTGAGACCTTCATCAAGGAGGGTGTAAAGCATGCAATTGATACCATACTAGCACAAGAAAAAGATgcaaaatcaaatcataagcAAAGAGGAAAGAACCTGCAAGAAAGTTGCCTTTGCTTTGATCTAGACTTGGATACCTCAACAGATGATGCATGCAGGATTGAGAAAGGCGCTATCCTCAAACTATCGGAGGATATAAAGAAAAACTTCTTGGTAAAGGAAACTGCCAAGCCTCATCATAGGTTTGGGTGTGATTTTAAAAGTATAAAGGAATTATTTTCTCGATTGAACGGACATGCCGAGCCACCCCCAGCTAAAGAACAGAATCTCAACAGGTCAGAAAAAGATCAGGAACTCTGCAAGCAGTTGTCTGATTTTTCAAGGCAATTATTATCAGATGAACTGCCAAGTACTTCTACTTTTGAGTTTGTTCAGAGTGGATCGGTCAAACACTTGGCAGGTTATCTTTCGAATGGGGCATACTTCAATTCAAATATCAGGAATTGCCAGGACTTTTTAGGGGAGCTTAAGGAGGTGAAAAACCGGCTGCAGAAGTTCACCCATTTGGCTCTTACAGTGAGGAATCAAAGCTCGGTGAAGCCACTTGGGATTTTGGTTGAGAAACTGATAGATGCGCTGCATGTGTGCTATGACAGTTTTCCTGTAATACTAGCTGATGAACAGCATACACGTGAGAGCACTATGATTCCTCTGAGGGACTCAGGAACCGAGGGACCAGTTGAtctgtatataaaattttcaaggtCATCCACGAAGGAGGAGTTGGACAATTATAATAGTGTTCTCCCTGTTTATCTTTCTTCAACACCTGAATCCATTGAAGAGGTCCTCTGGCCTGAGATTTGTAGAAGAACTGGCAATGAATCTGCATACAAG GAAGCCACTCAAGAAGCAAATGGGAGCAGAACACCAGTTGGGCTCAGAAATG GTGGTGGGCGAAAGTCCTCAAGGTTGAAGTTCTCTTACAAAGGAACACATCTCCAGTCATCTACAACATTTTTTGAGTCAATCCTCCGTTCAATGCATGAAGGACAAACTGATATCCAGATTGACCCATCTTTCTGGGATAAAGATCACAAAATAGTATacagaagaagaaacaaaagcaaaaaaatatcttcGCAGAGTTCCTATAATACCCAGTTGTCCCGTGTGCATGAAAAACTTGGAATATCATTGATAAAGGACCCGTTTTTCTCTACCATATTCACTGGCAAGCTTCCTGGCGATCTGGATGAATCTGATCCATCATATAACTTCCTGTTCATGCTGAAAGTCCTTGAAGGGCTCAACCGTTTCTCATATCATCTGTCAATGGATGAGAGGTTATGCAAATTTTCTGAAGGCTACCTCCAAGCGTTGGATGACCTTATGGTGACAATTTCTCCAATTCCACGGGATCAGTTCGTGAGCAGTCTTCTGACAAATAAGCTAGAGCAGCAAATGCAAGATAGCTTGTTTGGGGATGGCTTGATACCCTCGTGGTGTATACACTTGGTTGAAACTTGCCCGTTCTTATTGTCATTCGAAGCTCGATGGAAGTACTTCTGCCTAACTGCACATTGCTCGTTCATGACAGACAAGAATGGCAGTTCAACAGAAACTAAGAAATACAGGGTAATACGGAGCAAAATCCTTGAATGTGCTGCATCCATGTTTAACAAACATGGGTCAGACACCAAATTCATTGAGGTGGAATTTGGTGGAGAGGCTGGGACCGGTCGAGGCCCAACCTTCGAATTCTATACTACAGTTAGTCATGAACTACAGAAAATGGGTCTTGGAATGTGGAGGGGAGACATCACGAGCCAAGAAAACAAAGCTGGTTTTGTCCATGCCCCTTTTGGTCTCTTTCCACAACCATGGTCCTCAGCAAACACTTCATCTCGAGGGATCAGTTTGTCTGATGTTGTACAAAAATTCAAGCTTCTCGGGCATCTTGTAGCAAGATCAGTTTTGGATGGAAGGGTCCTGGACATTCCTCTCTCGAAAGCATTTTACAAGCTCATGCTTGAACAC gagCTTGATATTTATGACATCCCATCATTTGATCCCGAGCTGGGCAAGACTGTTATAGAGTTTCAAGCACTTGTTAAAAGGAAGAAGTTCTTGGAGGAAAGGACATCCAACCTGGCAGCTGATTTGTCCTATAAAAACGTGAGATTTGAGGATTTATGTCTTGACTTTACCCTTCCTGGAAACCCGGAGTATGAACTTGTCCCTGGAGGCTCAGAGAAGATGGTGACACCTGACAATTTGGAGGAGTATGTGTCTTCAGTTGCTGATGCAACCTTGAAAAGCGGGATTTCCAATCAAATAGAAGCTTTCAAGGCTGGAATTAACGAG GTTTTTGCTCTTAAGACCCTTCAATTGTTCAGTGAAGATGAGATGGAGCGGATACTATGCGGCGAACAAGATTCTTGGGCT TCAAACAAACTTGAGGATCACATCTGTTTTGATCACGGGTATGATGCAAATAGTCCACCAATAATTAGT TTCCTGGAGATCTTGCGTGAGTTTGGAAGAGAGGACCAACGGGCATTCATGCATTTTACAACTGGATCTCCTCAGCTCCCACTTGGTGGCCTAGCTTCGCTTGATCCTAAGCTCACCATTGTCCGAAAG CAATGTGATGGCAAAGTAGACGACGAATTACCAAGTGTTAATACTTGCCGGCATTTCTTCAAGCTTCCACCGTACTCCTCCAAG GAGATCATGAGACAGAAGCTCAAATATGCTATCAAGGAGGGTTTAGGCTCATTCCAATTGTCATga